One part of the Andrena cerasifolii isolate SP2316 chromosome 4, iyAndCera1_principal, whole genome shotgun sequence genome encodes these proteins:
- the Pxb gene encoding putative Hedgehog signaling attenuator pxb isoform X3 produces the protein MIDASYHTNPSLQSTALIITCAVVLLLMAAIVSVVFWKHKRKVQNLLPCKSAAGAAAAAAAAAAGGRGRVLTDGQSHPGTGSAGGAVLYEDLPEAVTHSQLHNHLPSHHPGQAPTIEMLDVKDNNRGVFVCSSPGPDPYTSQDLYNPVYEELSNGDHPETDEESELNARNRLHHHHRHHHRPSTSKPVSEDEFAEDELSVGEPSEARMLTSTGPTWGTCPAGGRPPRERRGRSPRSLDRRRRDKNHDVGEFHEGMLLDALLQLYPSVAGVAGTRTNSNQRQQSVPSVAHRLPYFVPPMPATQALRVEENPYESVPVLGPLHHYSSQSRSNKDRSRKSNDKYKYSTQYGADYYGVQNQEAAPVYTQVGGEYSDTYSQPTDRLYNEDKYTQPVYYGPRDSDQISSGRLYQGQPDSSFGSDSGYSHHTSGTTGTTGTRSSNSRTNHRKDKHRNSHHSHHSADYIVS, from the exons GCACAAGCGGAAAGTGCAGAACCTGTTGCCGTGCAAGAGCGCAGCAGGCGCTGCGGCAGCGGCGGCCGCAGCAGCGGCTGGAGGTCGTGGCAGGGTGTTGACGGATGGACAATCGCACCCGGGCACAGGGAGCGCGGGTGGCGCGGTGCTGTACGAGGACCTGCCGGAAGCGGTGACGCACTCGCAGCTGCACAATCACCTGCCCAGTCACCACCCCGGCCAGGCGCCGACGATCGAG ATGCTGGACGTGAAGGACAACAACAGAGGCGTGTTCGTCTGCAGCAGCCCGGGCCCTGATCCTTACACGTCGCAGGACCTCTACAATCCCGTCTACGAGGAACTCAGCAACG GGGACCATCCGGAAACGGACGAGGAGAGCGAGCTGAACGCACGGAACCGGCTGCACCATCACCATCGGCATCATCATCGGCCGTCCACGTCGAAGCCAGTTAGCGAGGACGAGTTCGCCGAGGACGAACTGTCGGTCGGCGAGCCGTCCGAGGCCAGGATGCTCACCTCCACCGGTCCCACCTGGGGCACGTGTCCAGCTGGTGGCAGGCCACCGCGAGAGAGACGCGGCAGGAGCCCCAGGAGCCTCGACAGACGCAGGAGAGACAAGAACCACGACGTCGGAGAGTTTCACGAGGGGATGCTGCTGGACGCGTTGCTTCAGCTCTATCCTAGCGTAGCAG GCGTAGCTGGCACCCGAACGAATAGCAATCAACGACAACAGTCCGTCCCGTCGGTCGCGCACAGGCTACCCTACTTCGTGCCACCGATGCCAGCCACCCAGGCCCTCAGGGTCGAAGAGAACCCGTACGAGAGCGTTCCTGTGCTAGGCCCTCTGCACCACTACTCCAGCCAAAGCAGAAGCAACAAGGACAGGTCGCGCAAGTCGAACGACAAGTACAAGTACTCGACGCAGTACGGAGCGGACTACTACGGAGTGCAGAACCAGGAGGCCGCCCCGGTCTACACGCAAGTCGGCGGAGAGTACTCGGACACCTATTCGCAGCCCACCGACCGCCTCTACAACGAGGACAAGTACACGCAGCCGGTGTATTACGGGCCGAGGGACAGCGACCAGATTTCCTCCGGCAGGCTCTACCAAGGCCAGCCGGACAGCAGCTTCGGCAGCGACAGTGGATACAGCCATCACACTTCTGGCACCACTGGCACCACCGGCACCCGCAGCAGTAACTCGAGGACGAACCACAGGAAGGACAAGCACCGAAACTCCCATCATTCCCACCATTCCGCGGACTATATCGTGTCCTAA